Proteins encoded in a region of the Canis lupus familiaris isolate Mischka breed German Shepherd chromosome 1, alternate assembly UU_Cfam_GSD_1.0, whole genome shotgun sequence genome:
- the TMX3 gene encoding protein disulfide-isomerase TMX3 isoform X2, with protein sequence MPRGGGRRGPGRVAAAACPAPPPPSAPGFPSARPRPASLSGGANCGRPRLCSGASAALPAASMAAGTLGAGLRLCATVFLLDMAFSKGFVQDLDESFKDNRKDDIWLVDFYAPWCGHCKKLEPIWNEVGLEMKSIGSPVKVGKMDATSYSSIASEFGVRGYPTIKLLKGDLAYNYRGPRTKDDIIEFAHRVSGALIRPLPSQQMFEHVQKRHRVFFVYIGGESPLKEKYIDAASELIVYTYFFSASEEVVPEYVTLKEMPAVLVFKDETYFIYDDMPSLECTRRWAKYL encoded by the exons ATGCCCAGAGGCGGAGGCCGGCGGGGTCCTGGGAGGGTAGCGGCGGCcgcctgccctgccccgcccccgccctccgcgCCAGGCTTCCCTTCCGCGCGCCCGCGGCCAGCTTCCCTTTCCGGCGGTGCCAACTGCGGCCGCCCGCGTCTCTGCTCCGGGGcctctgcagctctccctgcGGCGAGCATGGCGGCTGGGACGCTCGGGGCCGGCCTGCGGCTCTGCGCCACAG tttttttactGGATATGGCTTTCAGTAAAGGATTTGTACAAGATTTGGATGAATC gtTTAAAGATAATCGGAAAGATGACATTTGGCTTGTAGAT TTTTATGCACCATGGTGTGGCCATTGTAAAAAACTGGAACCGATTTGGAATGAAGTTGGTCTTGAGATGAAAAGCATTGGTTCTCCAGTTAAAGTTGGAAAGATGGATGCTACTTCCTATTCTA GCATTGCTTCAGAGTTTGGAGTTCGAGGTTATCCAACAATTAAGCT attaaagGGGGACTTGGCATATAATTATAGAGGACCACGAACTAAAGATGATATTATTGAGTTTGCTCACAGAGTGTCTGG GGCTCTAATTCGGCCGCTTCCAAGTCAGCAAATGTTTGAACATGTGCAAAAGAGACATCGtgtattttttgtttacattGGTGGAGAGTCACCGTTGAAG GAGAAATACATAGATGCTGCTTCAGAATTAATTGTATATACATACTTCTTTTCTGCCTCAGAAGAAGTGGTTCCTGAG TATGTGACACTGAAGGAGATGCCAGCTGTGCTTGTTTTCAAAGATGAAACTTACTTTATTTATGATG